In the genome of Paenibacillus pabuli, one region contains:
- a CDS encoding DUF456 domain-containing protein — MAGTVYPILPGAIAIFFAFLVYGWFFSFDPFGVWFWIIQILIVVVLFVADYVVSAWGVKKFGGSKLSTTLSTIGVIIGPFVIPAFGLVLGPFIGAFIGELIGGSSPAKASKVGFGSVVGLFTSTVMKIILQIVMIVLFIIWVVRFA, encoded by the coding sequence ATGGCGGGAACGGTATATCCCATACTGCCTGGTGCTATAGCGATTTTCTTCGCGTTTCTGGTCTATGGATGGTTCTTTAGCTTTGATCCGTTTGGTGTATGGTTCTGGATTATCCAGATATTGATCGTCGTGGTGCTGTTTGTGGCTGATTACGTCGTCAGTGCCTGGGGTGTGAAGAAATTCGGCGGCTCCAAATTATCGACGACTCTCAGTACGATTGGTGTCATCATAGGCCCATTTGTCATTCCGGCATTCGGTCTCGTACTTGGACCATTTATCGGTGCTTTTATCGGGGAACTGATTGGAGGGTCTTCACCTGCCAAAGCTTCCAAAGTCGGATTTGGTTCCGTGGTGGGGCTATTTACAAGCACCGTCATGAAAATTATTTTGCAAATCGTTATGATTGTTCTGTTTATTATCTGGGTGGTAAGATTCGCATAG